The following coding sequences lie in one Mycobacterium sp. DL440 genomic window:
- the relZ gene encoding bifunctional ribonuclease/(p)ppGpp synthase codes for MYFVGLDLAWGEKNQTGVAVIDSSGRVLHVGVAQDDDDIRAAIEPYISGDCLVAIDAPLIVKNPTGHRPCERDLNRDFQRFDAGARPAFTERPEFKHPRGARIASALGLDLDPSSPSNRRAIEVYPHPATIVLFGLDKTLKYKRGAFGDRQRELLRLMTLIEELDTATPRLRANRNVNWVELRKRIEAATRPGQLDRDEDPVDAMLCAYIALYWYDRPEDVTIYGDVASGYIVTPSLPVTRLPRPRPAPVSDAAPSTAVAEYGARRPDLVAATEQYLKLVTGLLDEAGINYLSITARTKSIDSFAAKATRRAPDGTRMYSDPLVEITDQVGLRVITYLREDVDAVANLLAEEMRLLDDQDMGLQTARQGRWGYASRHLLFGVEGEQYPASIQVRTVLQHAWAEFEHDVRYKGSIPPEHVSELDRRFTLAAGLLELADREFTEIRERLRLTMTEGEEAESPEFSRDSRIATPVLATYLGNRFADAGWSRTDHYGWISGLLLELGITSLEALTGVLDSVDTDEINRLMDYRYPPGAVRRLDDALLAVFDDRYLGLDGNAHRVALLQNRIAKLRTES; via the coding sequence ATGTACTTCGTCGGGCTCGACCTCGCGTGGGGCGAGAAGAATCAGACGGGTGTCGCTGTCATCGACTCCAGTGGCCGGGTCCTTCACGTGGGCGTGGCGCAGGACGACGACGACATAAGGGCGGCGATCGAGCCCTACATCAGCGGCGACTGTCTGGTTGCCATCGATGCGCCGCTCATCGTGAAGAACCCGACGGGCCACCGGCCGTGTGAGCGGGATCTCAACCGGGATTTCCAGCGGTTCGACGCCGGGGCGCGCCCGGCGTTCACCGAGCGGCCCGAGTTCAAGCATCCGCGCGGCGCGCGTATCGCGTCGGCACTGGGCCTGGACCTGGATCCGTCGTCGCCGTCGAATCGGCGCGCGATCGAGGTCTACCCGCACCCGGCGACCATCGTGCTGTTCGGGCTCGACAAGACCTTGAAGTACAAGCGCGGCGCCTTCGGCGACCGGCAGCGCGAGCTGCTGCGGTTGATGACATTGATCGAGGAGCTCGACACGGCGACGCCGAGGCTGCGGGCGAACCGCAATGTCAACTGGGTGGAGCTGCGCAAGCGGATCGAGGCAGCCACCCGGCCGGGCCAGCTCGACCGGGACGAGGATCCCGTCGACGCCATGCTCTGTGCCTACATCGCGTTGTACTGGTACGACCGGCCGGAGGATGTGACGATCTACGGCGACGTCGCCTCGGGTTACATCGTCACCCCGTCCCTGCCCGTAACGCGCCTGCCTAGACCCCGACCCGCACCGGTCAGCGACGCGGCACCCTCGACGGCGGTCGCCGAGTACGGGGCCCGCCGCCCGGACCTGGTGGCCGCCACCGAGCAGTACCTCAAACTGGTCACCGGGCTGCTCGACGAGGCGGGCATCAACTACCTGAGCATCACGGCACGTACCAAGAGCATCGATTCGTTCGCCGCGAAAGCCACCCGGCGTGCCCCCGATGGCACACGGATGTACAGCGATCCGTTGGTGGAGATCACCGATCAGGTGGGCCTGCGCGTCATCACCTATCTGCGTGAGGACGTCGACGCGGTGGCCAACCTGCTGGCCGAGGAGATGCGGCTGCTCGACGACCAGGACATGGGTCTGCAGACCGCCAGGCAGGGCCGGTGGGGCTATGCGAGCCGGCATCTACTGTTCGGGGTCGAGGGCGAACAGTATCCGGCATCCATCCAAGTGCGGACCGTGCTGCAGCACGCGTGGGCCGAGTTCGAGCATGACGTGCGATACAAGGGTTCGATCCCGCCTGAGCACGTCAGCGAGCTGGACCGCCGATTCACGTTGGCAGCCGGGCTTCTGGAACTGGCCGACCGTGAGTTCACCGAGATCCGGGAACGCCTGCGGCTGACCATGACCGAGGGGGAGGAGGCCGAATCCCCGGAGTTCTCCAGGGACTCACGCATCGCCACCCCGGTGCTGGCCACCTATCTGGGCAACCGTTTCGCCGATGCCGGCTGGTCGCGCACCGACCACTACGGGTGGATCTCCGGGCTGCTGCTCGAACTCGGCATCACGTCACTGGAAGCGCTTACCGGCGTGCTGGACTCGGTGGACACCGACGAGATCAACCGGCTCATGGACTACCGATACCCGCCCGGCGCGGTGCGTCGACTCGATGACGCGTTGTTGGCCGTGTTCGACGACCGCTACCTCGGTCTCGACGGCAATGCGCACCGGGTTGCATTGCTGCAGAACCGGATTGCGAAACTTCGCACCGAATCCTAG
- a CDS encoding TetR/AcrR family transcriptional regulator, with translation MWKVTAAVTPKGERRRYALVRAAAELLCEGGFDAVRHRAVARRAGLPLASTTYYFSSLDDLIGKAVEYIGTREAEQLKVGVANLSRRRRGAESTAGVLVDLLLGESLERPGSEELISRYERYIACARQPGLRDIQRRILQQRTDAVLEVVERSGRSVRAELVTALVCAVDGAVVASLVDEGEGARVNARATLIDVIDVLAPVDEQAGTRLTG, from the coding sequence ATGTGGAAGGTGACGGCAGCGGTCACCCCTAAAGGGGAGCGTCGGCGGTACGCCCTCGTCAGGGCGGCCGCTGAGTTGCTTTGTGAAGGCGGTTTCGACGCCGTCCGGCATCGTGCCGTCGCGCGCCGGGCCGGCCTGCCGTTGGCCTCTACGACGTACTACTTCTCGTCTCTCGACGACCTCATCGGGAAGGCCGTGGAATACATCGGAACCCGGGAGGCCGAACAACTGAAGGTCGGTGTGGCCAACCTGTCGCGGCGGCGTCGCGGTGCCGAGTCGACCGCCGGCGTCCTGGTCGATTTGTTGCTGGGAGAATCTCTGGAGCGGCCGGGAAGCGAGGAGTTGATCTCGCGCTACGAGCGCTATATCGCCTGCGCCCGACAGCCCGGGCTGCGCGACATCCAACGTCGCATCCTGCAACAGCGCACCGATGCGGTGCTTGAGGTGGTGGAACGCTCGGGCCGCTCGGTGCGAGCCGAATTGGTCACCGCCCTGGTGTGCGCCGTCGATGGAGCCGTGGTTGCATCGTTGGTGGACGAAGGCGAAGGGGCCAGAGTCAACGCCCGCGCCACGTTAATCGACGTGATCGACGTCCTTGCGCCCGTCGACGAGCAGGCGGGGACGCGTCTGACCGGCTGA
- the purB gene encoding adenylosuccinate lyase, with the protein MTIPNVLANRYASDEMVAIWSPEAKIVAERRLWLAVLRAQAELGVAVPDGVVDDYERVLENVDLASIAARERVTRHDVKARIEEFNALAGHEHVHKGMTSRDLTENVEQLQIRRSLELVFAHGVAVVARLAERSVVYRDVVMAGRSHNVAAQATTLGKRFASAAEETLLALTRLRELIDRYPLRGIKGPMGTAQDMLDLFDGDTDKLAELERRVAQFLGFTDVFTSVGQVYPRSLDHDVLSALVQVGAGPSSLAHTIRLMAGHELVTEGFAPGQVGSSAMPHKMNTRSCERVNGLQVVLRGYASMAAELAGAQWNEGDVFCSVVRRVALPDGFFAVDGQTETFLTVLDEFGAYPAVIQRELDRYLPFLATTRILIAAVRAGVGRETAHEVIKEHAVAVALGMRERGLEPDLLDRLAGDPRLPLDRAALEAALADKQAFTGAAGAQVDGVVAAVDELVSRYPEAAKYTSGAIL; encoded by the coding sequence GTGACGATCCCGAATGTTCTGGCCAACCGCTACGCGAGCGACGAAATGGTCGCGATCTGGTCGCCGGAGGCCAAGATCGTCGCCGAACGGCGACTCTGGCTCGCCGTGCTGCGTGCGCAGGCAGAGCTGGGTGTCGCGGTTCCCGACGGCGTGGTCGACGACTACGAGCGCGTCCTGGAGAACGTCGACCTCGCCTCGATCGCGGCCCGCGAGCGCGTCACCCGCCACGACGTCAAGGCGCGCATCGAGGAGTTCAACGCGCTGGCCGGCCACGAGCACGTGCACAAGGGCATGACGAGCCGCGACCTCACCGAGAACGTCGAGCAGCTGCAGATCCGCCGCTCCCTGGAGCTGGTATTCGCCCACGGTGTCGCCGTCGTCGCCCGACTGGCCGAGCGGTCCGTCGTCTACCGCGACGTGGTGATGGCGGGCCGGTCGCACAATGTGGCCGCCCAGGCCACCACGCTGGGCAAGCGGTTCGCCTCGGCGGCCGAGGAGACTCTGCTGGCGTTGACCCGGCTGCGTGAGCTGATCGACCGCTACCCGCTGCGCGGTATCAAGGGTCCGATGGGCACCGCCCAGGACATGCTCGACCTCTTCGACGGGGACACCGACAAACTGGCCGAGCTGGAGCGTCGGGTTGCCCAATTTCTGGGATTCACAGACGTTTTCACCAGCGTTGGGCAGGTGTACCCCCGCTCGCTGGACCACGACGTGCTCTCGGCGCTGGTGCAGGTGGGGGCCGGCCCGTCCTCGCTGGCGCACACCATCCGGCTGATGGCCGGCCACGAACTGGTCACCGAGGGTTTCGCGCCCGGGCAGGTCGGCTCCTCGGCCATGCCGCACAAGATGAACACCCGCTCGTGTGAGCGGGTCAACGGCCTGCAGGTGGTGCTGCGCGGATATGCCTCGATGGCCGCCGAGTTGGCCGGTGCGCAGTGGAACGAGGGCGACGTGTTCTGCTCGGTGGTGCGCCGCGTCGCGCTGCCGGACGGGTTCTTCGCCGTCGACGGGCAAACCGAGACGTTCCTGACCGTGCTCGACGAGTTCGGCGCCTACCCGGCCGTGATCCAGCGCGAGCTGGACCGCTACCTGCCGTTCCTGGCCACCACACGCATCCTGATCGCCGCGGTGCGGGCCGGGGTGGGCCGCGAAACCGCCCACGAGGTGATCAAGGAACACGCCGTCGCCGTCGCGCTGGGCATGCGTGAGCGCGGTCTCGAACCCGACCTGCTGGACCGTCTGGCCGGCGACCCGCGGCTGCCGCTGGACCGGGCCGCCCTGGAGGCCGCGCTGGCCGACAAGCAGGCCTTCACCGGAGCGGCCGGGGCCCAGGTCGACGGAGTCGTCGCAGCCGTCGACGAACTGGTCAGCCGCTACCCGGAGGCCGCCAAGTACACCTCGGGTGCCATCTTGTGA
- a CDS encoding tellurite resistance/C4-dicarboxylate transporter family protein, with protein sequence MKPEAFAAVMATGIVSISAVQHGYGVISWPLAVLAALGLPVLMYLVATRRRSFDLRSIDTIVGLFTYVAACAVVAARFAEYRPALWILGAMGLAGWLSLTPMLLVRMRRLGLAGLRDRARGTWELASVGTSALSLVFMVEGIMFWAFIFWVAALGLYCLMTGLIAWRALAEPEVRRNVPPDHWILMGGIAIATLAGEHIHVGLSPGPFADTVRGLTLVTFAVATVQILPLAITSWRQMLDWPAVFPLGMYSVTAYGLTVETGWNALIVVSHVFFWIAFVAWLLVVGILVRRVIRLTSVHGLRPE encoded by the coding sequence GTGAAACCCGAGGCATTTGCCGCGGTGATGGCGACCGGCATTGTGTCGATCTCCGCCGTGCAGCACGGTTACGGCGTCATCAGTTGGCCGCTGGCGGTACTCGCGGCTCTCGGGCTGCCGGTGCTGATGTACCTGGTGGCAACCCGCCGGCGATCCTTTGATCTGCGGAGCATCGACACGATCGTCGGACTGTTCACCTACGTGGCGGCGTGCGCGGTGGTGGCCGCCCGATTCGCCGAGTATCGGCCGGCGCTGTGGATTCTGGGGGCGATGGGCCTCGCCGGCTGGCTGTCGCTGACCCCGATGCTGCTGGTGCGGATGCGGAGGCTGGGCCTCGCCGGCCTGCGGGATCGTGCACGTGGCACCTGGGAGCTGGCCAGCGTCGGGACGTCGGCGCTGTCGCTGGTGTTCATGGTTGAGGGAATCATGTTCTGGGCGTTCATCTTCTGGGTGGCCGCCTTGGGCCTGTACTGCCTGATGACCGGGCTCATCGCGTGGCGGGCACTGGCAGAGCCCGAGGTCCGGCGCAACGTCCCACCCGATCACTGGATCCTGATGGGTGGCATTGCCATCGCCACACTGGCCGGTGAGCACATCCACGTCGGGCTGTCTCCCGGCCCGTTCGCCGATACGGTGCGCGGGCTCACCCTCGTGACGTTCGCCGTCGCGACAGTGCAGATCCTGCCTCTGGCCATCACCAGCTGGCGTCAGATGCTCGACTGGCCGGCAGTGTTCCCGCTGGGCATGTACTCGGTGACCGCCTATGGCCTGACTGTCGAAACCGGTTGGAATGCACTGATTGTCGTATCACATGTGTTCTTCTGGATCGCATTCGTGGCGTGGCTGCTGGTGGTCGGCATCCTGGTCCGGCGCGTCATTCGCCTAACCTCGGTACATGGACTCAGGCCAGAATGA
- a CDS encoding APC family permease: protein MSQPTTAEEPQLKRVMGPGLLLLFVVGDILGTGVYALTGQVAKEVGGAAWVPFLAAFLIATITAFSYLELVTKYPQAAGAALYAHKAFGIQFVTFLVAFIVMCSGITSASTASRFFAISFFDAVEVNLGQFYADHVASLKVVGVVLLALLFMALIAAVNLRGVSESVKLNVVLTFIEITGLVIVVVVGLWAIVSGVDVDFSRVVAFDTSGEKNAFVAVTAATSLAFFAMVGFEDSVNMAEETKDPVRIFPKVLLTGLGIAGLVYVVVAIIAVALVPVGTLAESDSSPLVKVMEAAAPGLPFSNILPIISMFAVSNTALINMLMASRLIYGMARQHVLPPMLGAVHPKRHTPWVAIMFTTLIAFGLIFYVSAFASGDTVAILGGTTSLLLLAVFSVVNVAVLVLRRDVRKGGGHFKTPTVLPVVGVVASLYLVLPTSGRPAEQYILALALVVTGVVLFGITMVINRQLGIRGAGITDPTHLGDAP from the coding sequence ATGTCGCAACCCACAACCGCGGAGGAGCCACAGCTCAAGCGGGTGATGGGTCCCGGACTGTTACTGCTGTTCGTCGTCGGAGACATCCTCGGCACCGGTGTGTATGCGCTGACCGGGCAGGTCGCCAAGGAAGTTGGCGGCGCCGCCTGGGTTCCCTTCCTCGCGGCCTTCCTGATCGCCACCATCACCGCATTCAGCTATCTCGAGCTGGTCACCAAGTATCCGCAAGCGGCGGGTGCAGCGCTCTACGCGCACAAGGCATTTGGCATCCAGTTCGTCACCTTCCTGGTGGCCTTCATCGTCATGTGCTCCGGAATCACCTCGGCCTCAACGGCTTCGAGGTTCTTCGCGATCAGCTTCTTCGATGCGGTCGAGGTCAATCTCGGGCAGTTCTACGCCGATCACGTGGCCAGCCTCAAAGTGGTCGGAGTCGTCCTGCTGGCTCTGCTGTTCATGGCCCTGATCGCCGCGGTGAATCTGCGGGGAGTCAGCGAGAGCGTCAAGCTGAACGTGGTTCTGACGTTCATCGAGATCACCGGCCTGGTGATCGTGGTCGTGGTCGGATTGTGGGCCATCGTCAGCGGGGTGGATGTCGACTTCTCCCGCGTCGTCGCCTTCGACACCTCCGGTGAGAAGAATGCCTTCGTCGCGGTGACCGCTGCGACGTCGCTGGCGTTCTTCGCGATGGTCGGATTCGAGGACTCGGTCAACATGGCTGAGGAGACCAAGGATCCGGTGCGGATCTTCCCGAAGGTGCTGTTGACCGGTCTGGGTATCGCCGGCCTGGTCTACGTCGTCGTCGCCATCATCGCGGTCGCACTGGTACCGGTCGGAACACTTGCCGAGTCTGACTCGTCCCCGCTGGTGAAGGTGATGGAAGCCGCGGCGCCGGGCCTTCCGTTCTCAAACATCCTGCCGATCATCTCGATGTTCGCGGTGTCCAACACCGCGTTGATCAACATGCTGATGGCCAGTCGGTTGATCTACGGCATGGCCCGCCAGCATGTGTTGCCGCCGATGCTCGGCGCGGTGCATCCGAAGCGCCACACGCCGTGGGTGGCGATCATGTTCACCACACTCATCGCGTTCGGACTCATCTTCTACGTGTCGGCGTTCGCGAGCGGGGACACCGTCGCGATCCTCGGCGGCACCACATCGCTGCTGCTGCTCGCGGTCTTCTCGGTCGTCAACGTGGCGGTGCTGGTGCTGCGCCGCGATGTCCGAAAAGGGGGCGGCCACTTCAAGACTCCGACCGTGCTGCCCGTCGTCGGCGTCGTCGCCTCGCTGTATCTGGTGCTGCCCACCTCGGGACGGCCGGCGGAGCAGTACATCCTCGCCCTGGCGCTCGTCGTCACCGGAGTCGTACTGTTCGGCATCACCATGGTGATCAATCGGCAACTCGGCATTCGTGGGGCCGGCATCACCGACCCCACCCACCTCGGTGACGCTCCCTAG
- the purD gene encoding phosphoribosylamine--glycine ligase, with translation MRVLVIGSGAREHALLLALRRDPQVEELAVAPGNAGTQSIADQYDVDITSGEAVVKLAQRLESDLVVIGPEVPLVLGVADVVRAAGIACFGASKDAARIEGSKAFAKDVMAAAGVPTASSEIVDNPAHLDAALDRFGPPAGQAAWVVKDDGLAAGKGVVVSADRDAARAHAASLLDSGHPVLLESFLDGPEVSLFCVVDGATVVPLLPAQDFKRVADGDTGPNTGGMGAYAPLPWLPDSVKTQIVDEVVNPVAAELVARGSSFSGLLYAGLAITSNGPAVVEFNCRFGDPETQSVLALLDSPLGQLLNAAATGELASFGDLQWRDGYAVTVVVAAENYPGRARVGDVIHGSEADGVLHAGTARREDGEVVSSGGRVLSVVGTGTDLPAARDVAYALAKSVRLPGSHFRSDIGLAAAEGRITV, from the coding sequence GTGCGCGTCCTCGTTATCGGATCCGGAGCCCGTGAACACGCCCTGCTGCTGGCCCTGCGCCGCGACCCGCAGGTGGAGGAGTTGGCGGTGGCCCCCGGCAACGCCGGGACCCAATCCATTGCCGACCAGTACGACGTCGACATCACCTCCGGCGAGGCCGTGGTGAAGCTGGCCCAGCGCCTCGAAAGCGACCTGGTGGTGATCGGCCCCGAGGTTCCGCTGGTGCTCGGCGTGGCTGACGTCGTGCGGGCCGCCGGGATCGCCTGCTTCGGCGCGAGCAAGGACGCCGCCCGCATCGAGGGCTCCAAGGCGTTCGCCAAGGACGTCATGGCCGCGGCCGGGGTGCCGACTGCGAGCAGCGAGATCGTCGACAACCCGGCACACCTGGACGCCGCGCTGGACCGCTTCGGTCCGCCCGCCGGCCAGGCCGCCTGGGTGGTCAAGGACGACGGCCTGGCCGCCGGCAAGGGCGTGGTGGTCAGCGCCGATCGCGACGCCGCCCGCGCCCACGCCGCCAGCCTGCTCGACTCCGGGCACCCGGTGCTGCTGGAGTCGTTCCTGGACGGCCCCGAGGTGTCGCTGTTCTGTGTCGTCGACGGCGCCACCGTGGTCCCGCTGCTGCCCGCCCAGGACTTCAAGCGGGTCGCTGACGGAGACACCGGACCCAACACCGGCGGCATGGGAGCCTACGCCCCGCTGCCGTGGCTGCCGGACTCGGTCAAAACCCAGATCGTCGACGAGGTTGTCAACCCCGTTGCGGCAGAACTGGTTGCCCGGGGCAGCTCGTTCTCCGGCCTGCTCTACGCCGGCCTGGCGATCACCTCGAACGGTCCAGCGGTGGTGGAGTTCAACTGCCGCTTCGGCGATCCGGAGACGCAATCGGTTCTGGCCCTGCTGGATTCGCCGCTGGGGCAACTGCTGAACGCTGCAGCGACCGGTGAGCTCGCCTCCTTCGGCGACCTGCAGTGGCGCGACGGCTATGCCGTGACCGTGGTGGTGGCCGCGGAGAACTACCCGGGCCGGGCGCGTGTCGGCGACGTCATTCACGGTTCGGAAGCCGACGGTGTGCTGCATGCCGGCACCGCGCGCCGCGAGGACGGTGAGGTGGTGTCCTCCGGCGGCCGGGTGCTCTCGGTCGTCGGCACCGGTACCGACTTACCTGCCGCCCGCGACGTGGCGTACGCACTCGCCAAGTCGGTTCGCTTGCCGGGCAGTCACTTCCGCAGTGACATCGGTCTCGCCGCCGCAGAGGGCCGGATCACCGTTTAG
- a CDS encoding cytochrome P450 — protein MTLVADLTDLDNFAAGFPHELFDVHRREAPVYWHSPTEHTPDGEGFWSVATHAETLAVLRDAETFSSVTGGDRPYGGTLLQDLSIAGQVLNMMDDPRHSEIRRLVSSGLTPRMIRRVEDDLRTRTRRLLDGIEPGVGFDFLVDVAAELPMQMICILLGVPESERHWLFHAIEPQFDFGGSRSAAMPQMSVEEAGSRMYTYGSELIAAKRAQPTDDMLSVVANAFRDDEAAALSDLELYLFFSLLFSAGAETTRNSVAGGLLALIENPSQMALLRDDLGELPTAIEEMVRWSSPSPSKRRTATRAVSLGGCDIEAGQKVQVWEGSANRDPLVFERADVFDITRKPNPHLGFGYGIHYCLGANLARLELRVLFEELLARFDSARLVKPVEWTRSNRHTGIRHLVVELGA, from the coding sequence GTGACGTTGGTGGCCGACCTCACCGATCTGGACAATTTCGCTGCCGGTTTCCCGCACGAGTTGTTCGACGTGCACCGTCGCGAGGCGCCGGTGTACTGGCACTCTCCGACGGAACACACTCCGGACGGTGAGGGCTTCTGGTCGGTGGCAACCCACGCCGAAACCCTTGCGGTACTGCGGGACGCGGAAACCTTCTCCTCGGTCACCGGTGGCGACCGGCCCTACGGCGGCACCCTGCTCCAAGACCTGTCCATCGCCGGGCAGGTGCTCAACATGATGGACGACCCGCGGCATTCCGAGATCCGCCGGCTGGTCAGCTCCGGGCTCACCCCGCGCATGATCCGGCGAGTCGAAGACGATCTGAGGACTCGCACGCGCCGGCTACTCGACGGGATCGAGCCTGGCGTGGGGTTTGATTTCCTGGTCGACGTGGCCGCCGAACTGCCCATGCAGATGATCTGCATACTGCTGGGAGTGCCCGAATCCGAACGGCATTGGCTGTTCCATGCGATCGAGCCGCAGTTCGACTTCGGCGGTTCACGCTCGGCGGCTATGCCGCAGATGTCCGTCGAAGAGGCCGGTTCGCGGATGTACACCTACGGCTCCGAGTTGATTGCGGCCAAACGCGCCCAGCCGACCGACGACATGCTCTCGGTGGTGGCCAACGCCTTTCGCGATGATGAAGCGGCGGCTCTATCTGATTTGGAGCTGTATCTGTTCTTCAGCCTGCTGTTCAGCGCGGGCGCCGAGACCACCCGCAACTCGGTGGCGGGCGGGCTGCTGGCACTGATCGAAAACCCTTCGCAGATGGCCTTGCTGCGTGACGATCTCGGGGAACTACCCACCGCCATCGAGGAGATGGTGCGCTGGAGTTCGCCGTCACCGTCCAAGCGGCGCACCGCCACCCGTGCCGTGTCCTTGGGCGGATGCGACATCGAGGCCGGGCAGAAGGTGCAGGTCTGGGAGGGCTCGGCGAACCGGGATCCGCTGGTGTTCGAGCGGGCGGATGTTTTCGACATCACCCGTAAACCCAATCCGCACTTGGGTTTCGGCTACGGCATCCATTACTGCCTGGGTGCCAACCTGGCCCGGCTGGAGCTACGGGTGTTGTTCGAGGAGCTGCTGGCCCGCTTCGACAGCGCCCGCCTGGTCAAGCCCGTCGAGTGGACCCGCAGCAACCGGCACACCGGCATCCGGCATCTGGTGGTGGAGCTCGGGGCGTGA
- a CDS encoding alpha/beta hydrolase family protein, with translation MARMPNLSRRAVLRLGVGAAAGAAGAFALASAPGSMASPVAAPTMTSGSFTSAARGGTNTNWAIARPPGQTGKLRPVIALHGKGQDAAGVMAGGVEHGLAEAVAAGLPPFAVVAVDGGGSYWHKRASGEDSGAMVLDELIPILGDQGLDTSRVGFLGWSMGGYGALLLGSRLGPARTAAICAVSPALWTSSGAAAPGAFDSAADYAANSVWGQPALGSIPIRIDCGNSDPFYSATKQFISELPNPPAGGFSPGGHDGSFWSSQLPAEISWMAPLLVA, from the coding sequence ATGGCCCGCATGCCCAACTTGAGCCGTCGCGCAGTCTTGCGCCTCGGCGTCGGTGCGGCCGCCGGCGCCGCCGGCGCCTTCGCCCTCGCCTCCGCCCCGGGTTCGATGGCCAGCCCCGTCGCAGCGCCCACGATGACGAGCGGCTCGTTCACCTCGGCCGCCCGCGGCGGGACGAACACCAACTGGGCCATCGCGCGCCCGCCGGGCCAAACCGGCAAACTCCGTCCGGTCATCGCCCTGCACGGCAAAGGTCAGGATGCCGCCGGTGTGATGGCCGGAGGCGTCGAGCACGGCCTGGCCGAGGCGGTGGCGGCCGGGTTGCCACCGTTCGCGGTGGTCGCCGTCGACGGTGGTGGAAGTTATTGGCACAAGCGCGCATCCGGGGAGGACTCGGGCGCGATGGTGCTCGACGAGCTGATCCCGATACTCGGCGATCAGGGCCTGGACACCTCGCGGGTGGGCTTCCTGGGCTGGTCGATGGGCGGCTATGGCGCACTGCTGCTGGGTTCGCGCCTGGGACCTGCGCGCACGGCCGCGATCTGTGCGGTCAGCCCGGCGCTCTGGACGTCGTCGGGTGCCGCAGCGCCGGGGGCCTTCGACAGCGCAGCCGATTACGCCGCCAACAGCGTCTGGGGCCAGCCCGCGCTGGGATCGATTCCGATCCGGATCGATTGCGGCAACAGTGATCCGTTCTATTCGGCCACCAAGCAGTTCATCTCCGAACTGCCCAATCCTCCAGCCGGCGGCTTCTCCCCCGGTGGGCACGACGGCAGCTTCTGGAGTTCGCAACTGCCCGCCGAGATCTCCTGGATGGCCCCGCTGCTGGTCGCCTGA
- a CDS encoding DUF1707 domain-containing protein, producing MDSGQNDHLRVSDAERAKVGQLLERAVAEGMITLDEFSERYDAALAARTRGELSAVMADLPMALPPAVPTSHRPAVAPEELRGWMSSIVRRGQWRVAPALHLNTRLCSTTLDFTSATLSGPVVEIVIDDYCSSTELIVPDSATADLNGVNAVAGSATVKVRSSPPSDQLHLIVRGRVRMGSVTVRHSFGSWLRRLNGTR from the coding sequence ATGGACTCAGGCCAGAATGACCATCTCCGAGTCTCCGACGCCGAGCGCGCGAAGGTGGGACAACTACTCGAACGCGCGGTAGCCGAGGGCATGATCACGCTCGACGAGTTCAGCGAGCGCTACGACGCCGCGTTGGCTGCCCGCACCCGCGGCGAGCTGAGCGCAGTGATGGCCGATCTGCCGATGGCCCTGCCCCCGGCCGTCCCGACGTCGCACCGGCCCGCGGTGGCACCCGAGGAGTTGCGGGGCTGGATGTCCTCGATCGTGCGGCGCGGGCAGTGGAGGGTGGCGCCGGCCCTGCATCTCAACACCCGGCTGTGCAGCACCACCCTGGACTTCACCTCTGCGACTCTGTCCGGGCCCGTGGTCGAGATCGTCATCGACGACTACTGCAGCAGCACGGAGCTCATCGTGCCCGACTCGGCCACCGCCGATCTCAACGGTGTCAACGCCGTCGCGGGAAGCGCCACGGTCAAAGTTCGCTCCAGCCCGCCATCGGACCAGCTGCACCTCATCGTGCGCGGTCGGGTCAGGATGGGTTCGGTGACCGTGCGGCACTCGTTCGGAAGCTGGCTGCGGCGCCTGAACGGCACTCGATAG